CATTAAGTTGCAGTTGGTTCTTCCCATGCGTTTGAGTCCTGAGAGAAATTGGTGTTGTCCATTACCTGATCGGACTCCACTGCCACAGCACAAATGACAGGAAATACCTGCATGGTAAACGCTCATACAGACTAGACAACTGCTAATGGGCTTCATTAGTAGCCTGTGAACCAGTAGCAGTTAGAGCACAAACTGTACTGTTGTTGGTGGCACACCTACTTGTCCCCTGCCACTTACCTACTGTACTACGGCACTCGTGGCCATTTGCCAacttgggttagggttagagataGGGTTGACATGGGACAGTGGTGTGGGACAGTAGGCAAGTGGCGCGGGACAGAGCCATGGGGCAGTAAAGCAAGTGGCGCGGGACAGTGGTGTAGGCACTTCAAGGTGAGTGCCACAAGACAGTAGGTGAGTGTCGTGGGACAATAGGCGGGTGGGGCGTGCCACCacaacagtacagtacagttttTGCTACTACTGCCTCTACTGCAAACACAAATCTGAGAGAGAATATCAGTATCAGATATCCTGAATTTGCTGCAGGAGAGAATTGGTGATGATACCTCTTTGGTGCTACTGCAAACACAAATCTGAGAGAGTGCAACAGTATCAGATATTCTGAATTTGCTGAAGGAGAGAATCGGAGATGATACCTCTTTGGTGCTGAAGCACCATGTTTTCACATCTCTTCAacagagcacagagcacagaATTTGAATTTTGCATTTCCTAACGCACACCCCTGTCCAAACAGTGGTGTGGTTGTTTTGCTATGGAACTGAAGACAATGTTTCAATGCATACTTCTTATTTCAGCTCTGTGTTCGCTTTGGTTTCGTTCACCCGGTTCACAAAAACACTTCACTAAAAAGTTGAATTACTCAATTGTTAAtgttaactttaatttaatcaggTGTTACACCACTTTATTTAGTGGGACCACAACTTTCACAAAGGACCTCTTATTATTCACATTGAAGACGACTTTGTAGAGttcagagggaaaaaaaactcaTTAAATGCACGACTGAATTAGAAGTCCTCAGATATGTTCAAAGTTAGGCTAAATAGAGCAAACAGAAATGGccctaacagaaatagccttCCCTCTCAATTACAATGGGTATTATTTGACGTAACACACGCATATTCCTAATTTTCACACGAATAGATCTGTGGACCAGTCATAAGATTCCAGTTCAATATTGTGTGACTGCAAAAGAGACCGATGCTCGTCAGTTCTACCGCAGGTAGTATTCAATGGCTGCCGAGAACGCAGCAAATCCTCCACACCCCAACACACCTGCCTTCAAACCAGCCCGCAATCCAATTGCTCCTCCTGTGACACATCCACTGTACACGGCATTTTTCCAGTCTGATTTGCCTCTGTGTGATTCGATGATGCACTCTGTGCAAGAAAACATTGCTCCCACAATAGCGAAGTTCTTGGCGTAAGACATACCCCTCTGGCCCATATCTTTCAAGACCTCGCGCGCTGTCGGGGTCTTCAGGGGGTCTTTAGGATCAAATCCAACGTTGGTGTCAATGCCAGCTGTGAAAACACCAAAAGCACCACCTAACACAAAACCTCCAACACATGCGAGCACTGCTTTGAACGTACAGCTCTCCATTCCTCGTTCGATCATCTTCTCCTGGTCCGTTTTCTGTGGACTCGGCAGTCCGCCCATAACGCCCGGATTCAAGTCTTTGATCGGCTTTCTGTCTCCAATAAGATGTTCCAATATAAGACTATACTGAAAATGAGAAGTTGGATCACTTGAATTGTCCGAGGACAAGGTAGGTATGGACGACTTTGAGCCATCACTGCTGTCTGTGGAGGTCGCCATGTTGGAAGAGCCTGTTTCCCTCGTGCAAATCTTTAAAGTGGATTGAATCCAACTAATGGAACATTACTGACACCATGTGGAATGGAAGATTCTTGGATTTTCAGCTGTTAAACAAAAAAGTAGTTATAGCCTGTAGGCTGAATGATAGCATTTTAGTGTAATACAGTAATACATGATCACAATGTATTTGTTAAAATAAAGGCTTGCTGGAGTAGCAGGAAAATAGCATGTTCTATCTGCAGTGTTTGTTACAATGGATTTAGTAAgaatgatgtaggctactgcacCACTGTGCATAGATTGTAGCctatcccgtgagggaaatttggactCTGcattttatcccaatccgtgaatcagtgaaacacactcagcacacagtcagtggcgattctagacattttaacaagggtggcactattGAGGCACTGAtaaattcaagggtggcatgaggcaaaacatccagataaacagaaacaggctcaagatgtgaaattaacataaatacattagggaaaccaggcaccaaacaccatactcaaattaaagaacaaaaaaacacaaataccttactcttACATaaaatttatttgtatttgaataaaattatctaagttgtttgtcactgggctatgctgtgctaaaacaaattccatcatggggatattaaaatattttattaataTGTAATATTatattgatattattgttattattactattttgaTTAATAATGAGGATCATATTGGCCTATGAGGCTCCAGGGGTGCTGTTAAACATACCATTTTAACGAAGTTtggtttgggagggacagaaataccttaacagagcaagcagggctCGCCTTCTGTCTAACTCAGCTAGGTGACTTACAGTAAACATTGGCTACGTGCATATCACTTCACTACTTGACAGTACACTGCATCAGGGCCAGCCCTAGGTAGCACTGCAGCcaacagagtgtagcactgtagctgcctggctcaTCTAGCTgttggcagggatgggcaaaaatacatcaaaatgcattttaaaataaaatatcaaatataccctaattttaaatgtatcaaaataaactataaAATACATAGCCACACCATGTATCAAAATCAACTGTATTTTTCTACTTTGAAAGTGCCAAAAATACTCTTTAAAAGGAGCATACTGTAAtatcactttgcaaaccttTCATATATATCcaatctattccttcatcagtatactgactctgttgattaagtggacagtgtttgagttTTTCAGTTTTTCTCTGCCTAGGAGACATGCCATAACCTGCAAACAGATCAGctatgctgacctgcctgttacatctcatCACCTAAACactgtatcagagatgcactcaaaaagtcacaactgaacttgtcaagcggtacaaagtggagacaagtctctgacattgtcaaTGCATGCCCAGATTGAGCAGTGTTGCAGAGAAACCACATAACTGGTTCCATGTGTTCCAATTGGATAATTAAAGTTCTCAATAAACTGATCATTAAAGTTCTCAAAAAACTTGAGGCTGGTAtgagggagtgtattgtgtgtgtgagcaacctacaagttactcatcttgcactggatcatcttcctgaatctcaatatgaTCACATCAAGTCTGTTCAACGTTTTGctttaggcaaaaaaaaaacagtaagtatgttggggatgtgtgttggagaagcttcctgatgaaataatgtgctgtgtagggaggggggggggggggggcagtgtactgcaagtatgatgaagggacttactattacaagcagagtactgtatgtatgatgtatgtgagtgatgacagtgaagatgtgtgtgtgggcgggaggggagtggagcagtgactgtgtgtgtgtgtgtgggtaggtgggggcagtgtgctgtaagtatgtagaggatgtgtgttggagaagatcctgaagacaatgtgctgtgtatgtagggagggggcgggggtgggggcagtgtgcagcaagtatgtagaggaggcttactgtagcaagcagtgtgctgtatgtatgtgaggtgatgacagtgatgatgtaagtgtgtgtgttttgtgtgtgtgtgtgttggggatgggggtgggtttTTTttgaaaggctaggcaatcaagcaTGATTAGGTTAGGACATTATTGTCATTAAACGCTTTTACAAAAGTATATACCGGTACAGTTAACACTTAATGACCTAGCAAATGTCGGCGACTTAGgtgtgtgattagataaataggcactggcaggtgtaataggtAGATAGATATTTTTGCCTGTCAGAACAAGCAGTAGGCtgtaggccaataaaggcaagcgtgtttgccacttacatttctaaTGCCTGACACTTCAAACCGCTTCAagtgcaacaacagcggcgctcggggagcagtgaggggttaggtgccttgctcaagggcacttcagccgtgcctactggtcggggttcgaaccggcaaccctccggttacaagtccgaagcgctaaccagtaggacacggctgccctaaactaggcctatatgaaCACAATGCAGTTCTTTTAGCTTAAAATAACAGCCTCAAACTCATTCTAATGCTACACAGACTTAATAGGGCCTACAGAGAATGAAGTTTCAGACATTGCCAATGCGCACCTGGAACGGttgatattgcactatgtaaCGATGTTGATTGGGTCAGATAGTGACCCTtttagtctgtttatgactaACTAGGTGTGATCTTCTTCCAATGTGTTCCTTTAACAAATACGTATGCAGGGACATTGGCTATAGTGCCTGGACAGATTCTAAGTCTAGTGCTGATAAAACCTTGGGTTATATTTTGTGTAAACATGGGTGCTGTCATCCTATTTACACACAAACCGTTAATTATTTTATTCTCCCTAACATTCATGGCAAACAAACAATGCTATATTCTAATATCTTCACAGATGAGTTATGTTGGCTTCAGTTCAGAGGTGTTACACAGCAGCACATAACACAAGCACAGGCCTTTAATTAAATGCTATTTATTTGTCCTAAGGACAATCATCACTTTTGATTAAACAATTTAATTGTACTAAAAACAATAATCAATCATTCTGTCCAGTCAAATAAATCGTAGAACCAAAGTCGTAAATCATAAATGTTATAGTCATAGCCCAGTGGTCTtgcaggaagaggaagggtagaTTAGCCTGTTCTGGTGTTCGAATCAGCAGAGATTCTTATCTCCTCAGAGGCCTAAAAATAAGATCAGATAAATTGTGAATCTTTATCAATTTCTATAAGCTCCAATTTTGATAACATCGAGGTAGGAATCGTGATAGGTACATTTTTTACCAGTTCATGGAGAATGTCTTTAATTATGGCTGAATTGCTGTCTTGgtgattaaaaaaagaaaagaaaaaagagtaaGAGAGCTGTGGCGCTTAGGTAAATATTCCTTGCTTTCTACTAGTTAGGTCTGGTTGTGCATcaataatatttaattaataataaatactaTGCTCATTCAATTAAAAGTTGTGGGAAAAGGTTTTGGAGAGGGACTCACATTTCTGACAGCGGGACCTGTGATGATCAACACTAGCTGACCGAGGCAAGGTTTCCAAACGGGATTTCTTAAGAAGCACCAGCAGGTCTGTGATTTCCACCAGTCTGCAGGAAGGAAACAAGGTAGGGCATTGAAATAAACAacacactgtagcctacacaagcgACATATGTTGCTAAACGTCGGCCTTGACATCTGATTGGTATCTTGAAATTATCTTAATAAAATGAACATACTAACACACAATTTACTTATTGAAGTCTTGCTGGTCAATGTACTTTGCCCTGCCATCCActgtttgtgtaagtgtttaCTGTAGGCTCCAGATCTCCTGATGCCAAATTagcttaaagcgatggttcggagtaatttcacccccTTTGCACCATGCATTCAGTtacagttactttttggaacaagtagtgagtaactataactaattacttttttacgTTCCCAGTAACTTCCCAACACtgattattagtggggtaatttacaagatactaagttggttccattacgcctgcagaaagtcattcgtttctgacagggctactcgaccagggttcgaccaagggaaaacaggttctgggagggtgtttggctcggggtcatggtgcaaaggaccctagagtgaaattactccgaaccatcgctttaatcaATGTAGTAAACTATATGAAGACAGATGAAGAATAATGATGGCCAACCTCTGACGCAGACGAACAATGTCTGCCCTCTCTGCCTCCAGAGCTCTCTCTAACGTACATATTTTCATCTGTGGTGTGGTAAAGAGGCAAGAAAGATAAGGATTAGGAAAAGGAACAAATCAATCTAAACTATAATTATTATGGTTGTTAAGGCAAAGTGCTTTCTTACCGTCTTCTGCAGTAACTCTTTTTCCAGCAATGCCATCTGCTACAAATTAacaaaaaatgagagagagagagagagagagagaaaaggagcaaGGTACAATTATGAACAGGTGAGAACAGACAGAGCTAATCTGTGGGTTCAGCAGGATGTGAAAAATTAGGAAACactaaaaataaaatagaataaaatctGACACACAAAATGTAACTTTCAAATATTACCACGCTATTCCGTTCAGTGATTTTTTGTTCCTCTTCTGAAAGGCGCTTTTTGAGTATTTTGACCTTGTCCCTCATATTCTCATTTTCCTCTCCAAACAGCTTGATGGTCACCTTGGAAACATTCAAGGGATTGAGTCATGTTGGATCATGTTTGTTCACAGATTTGTGTACAGACCATAGGCTACTTGTCAACATTCCCGTTtttttatttctcccggaaaactcccgtaatttgcatgcccatcaaacttaattttaaaatcattcatccatttttctgttagtctgacatctcccaggttgccagattgtgtatgaaatacaccctacaaaTACACAATCACTTttaatttcaaccgttttgtcaggctaaaacctggcaacccgaaacacaaataaggaagcgggtgccgactgcgcaagcaattaaaggggtggttcaggattttggacataagaccttatttccaagtaagcaagtgtgatatttatcagtggagaccgttttcagcacgtttcatccagtccttctaattgcagagttcgcaggtgctaggctagcgcaagtcaacgatatgtgctagcctgccacagtcttacccactccaaagtacacctgaggcaaattccagacaatcgatgtaaatgtctgtgttgatagaatagtgtaagaaatacaactacccttgcaccgcgttgcaatagttatactttggtccctaaagttgttagtagtcattttgcaactcagcggcggactgatattaccaaggctactactaggtatccccattggagtgtgctttactgtttacttttcggcgcagtactactaaccggagcaagtataattccgccgctgctaagaaactagtccctcaaaatgtaatgcgatcgttgaaatgcaaggatagaataacgttagaaataacactgtcaatacagacatttacgatagtctggcgttataatttatttgcctcgggtgtattttggagtgggtaagactgtctttagtggcaggctagcacatactgttgacttgcgctagcctagcacctgcgaactctgcaattagaaggactggatgaaacgtgttgaaaacggtctccactgataaatatcacacttgcttacttggaaatgaggtcctatgtccaaaatcctgaaccacccctttaagcaagcgagcgggctagttgaatagcCTACCTACTCTataagaccctttcaacaataaaaacaaaaacaatgcttgaacgttctatttgggccccaatctacttcctctgcattaagataacatatggaatgttaaaaaggaagtcttgtggggccaactatgatgctgataatggaactctcttgaaagggtctatagcctaACTAACTGTTGtcaaattgttgggaatttaattgattaacacatcacataaactgttattgagtgttgttgatacacagtaggcaacttgtgtcctcggaaccaaatctgacaagcagctttggagttttggaagtaggctgcaggcaggcagctggtggatacatctGGCATGCGTAGGCTTTCGGTAAGGTAAAGGCAACGActccgaaatgcagtgttgaaacacgaaacatgttaaatatgcaaacactgatCCGGTAcaaacactgcccccccccccgttttTTGCAAAAAtcaaaagctaaatgttgacaggtatagGCGGCCTTGatagacagtaggctattgtTTGATGATCGAAAACACAGTTTACCTTCATCTCATCATTCTCCTGTTGTAAGCAGTGTTTAGAATGCATGCACATATTCAGCTGACCCTGAAGTCGcatctgaaagaaaaaaaactgtaaagcaaATGTCATTCTTTTGCTTTCACAGAAAACATACGGAATGGTGTGGGCTTACTGTTACGTTCTGCTCGGTTATCTTTGCCAATGAATCATACTTCTCCTCAAACAGACTGGCAACTCTTTCAGCCAGTTGAGATTGTCTCGCTGTGTGAGGAAAAAGGCTGTTTTTTTACATAAGAAACAGGCAAAGTAGGCTTATTGCCTACCTCCAGTCGTGTTATGAAATATAAAACTTACAGTTGTATAGTCTTCTTAGAGCCTAGAGATAATCAGCGGACAGAAGTGACAGAgaattaggctaggctacacacaGAGCATTTCGATCAATAAACATGGAGGCATAGAAGCTATAGGCTGAAGAAAATAACTCACACAAACTGAAGATCTCCATACGAATGTCAAGGGAAAAAGAAGTAACAGGCCGATGATCACCATCTTCAGAAACAGAAGCGCGCGCATACAAGCACAACACACGCATTCAATATTATCTACACtgctccgtctggcattttttgtcttattgtcttttgttttgtgtcaatgtcttatatgtggagcgctttgggttgcactctgtgcatgttaaatgcgctatagcctactaaataaaactgacttcacttgacttgactacaCTATGTCAAACCAGGCTATCATAATGCCAGGAGTTAGTTCGCAAGTTAGACGACACTTTTTACTTACATTTTGAGGAAATATCATCAGTTGGCTTAAATCAACGATGCCGTCGGTACCAAATAGGCCTATCTCCATCTTGATCGATTGAAGACCGGGCTAAACTTTGTGTATTTGTATCCCGTTATTTGATGATTTACGACACTAAACATCTATGGATGAGAAAAGCACAGTTCTAAATAATAGCAAAGGCTACAGTTTCCTAGCAACGGGGACGCACTAAACCAAAAATTCTAGAATGGACCGCTCTGGACTGATTCGCTGGACGCCCACCGGTAAGCCTCAGCCCAGTCCTGTGACTGCATTAAACTCCATGCCAGTACACTGACCCATACAACCTCATGTGCTATTTATTATTGTGCCTTACTGATGATGAACTGTTCGATCTCCACTGAATTGCTGTGATTTTTGATATTGTACTGACATTGTAGTCATACCCAGTGTGTAGtgttttaaccctttaggcgccataAAAAAAGATTGGATTTTAcatcaaaatgtcaaaaggccatggcttgaaagtggtcagagataaagtatGAATAAAATGATATGAGtatgaacaaaagtttatgaagggggtaaatgtacttacctaatttgcatattatgacatcACTGGATGGCAAACACCTCGATTTATACATATTttagtaaataggcctactggatgttgaacacatttgagcagttttattttctttgtatgtcatttcacccacataacaaatgaacaagtatggtatgatgtctttgtaagtgacatttaattaaaaagtgtttctttcGTCCTGGTTCTCCCTAACAAAAAACGCTGTTgctaaagccctccttacactgacagacttttgAAAGATTttcaaagatttggaaaagatttttgaaagactacagtctcagaccctctcacatctgaagacaagtagtagaggtTTAATACTATGATGTGTTTTATCTAGGGCTGTCAGCGTTAACGCTGACAGACACATCCTAGTAGGCTTCGGCATGGTCCTCCTCCTGTAGTCATGGAGATGTATAATAGAGATATAAtgtgtacattttgtgcatgcacttctgctgtagcatttatttcagtttattcaTCTATATTTCTGAAAAAGACATTGTGTTGCCTCATGCCTGCTACACATCTTTTAAaaattgatttgaaataatcaaatacgTCATACGGTAACTGTCTTTGCATTCATTTGATTCCCAGTCAAGATTCACTGTTAAGAATTGATTtacattgttaatatggacttctGGAAAGTtctgaaatgcaaaataatagaattttaataatGTGATAAAATATGCAATTAATCACAATTAACTGTTGAAATTTAGCGATTAAtcgcaattaaaaaaaaaaaaaaagaatcgtttgacagccctagttttacTGTAAAAGAATTGGAAGACCAAGGTCAGAAAAATAGGCCTAAAAGGTGATGCCAATGTACAGTGATGCACACAATTTAAACCTAACAGTGCCATGATCACTTGGCTAATTAACAGATTAACAGGCAGTTGGTCCTCCTTCTCATCTCATTCCATTTGGTGTCCTGAGGACGTCAAAGCACAGCAGGATGTTCAACTCTCTGGGCGCTCCCCCTGGAAAGCTGGCGGCGAGTTTGAGCTGGGGGACAGTGCTGGTGTGCACCTCCCCCTCCCACATCTGGCTCTTCTGGTTGATGTGCAGCTCTGTGTGGTCCTGTCCTATGACGTTCACTTTTATTGCCCTGGGGATTTTAACGCAGAAACGCACCTTGGACATGGGCTCCAAATGACCCGTACGTGGCTCGAAGAGAACACAGCCATCATTCCAGGTCGAGTAGCTCTGGGGGAATGGAGGCCAGGCACCGTCCCAGTCATTCCACAACACATAGTCGCATATGTGGGATAAGGCAGAGGTCGCAGGTCCACCAAACAGGCTGAGTCGGTAGACCCCTGCACCTGGCAGGGCCACGCTGATCGTGACGTCTTTCTCATCACAGGAGA
This portion of the Alosa sapidissima isolate fAloSap1 chromosome 22, fAloSap1.pri, whole genome shotgun sequence genome encodes:
- the LOC121697018 gene encoding uncharacterized protein LOC121697018 isoform X6, whose product is MEIGLFGTDGIVDLSQLMIFPQNMVIIGLLLLFPLTFVWRSSVCALRRLYNSRQSQLAERVASLFEEKYDSLAKITEQNVTMRLQGQLNMCMHSKHCLQQENDEMKVTIKLFGEENENMRDKVKILKKRLSEEEQKITERNSVQMALLEKELLQKTMKICTLERALEAERADIVRLRQRLVEITDLLVLLKKSRLETLPRSASVDHHRSRCQKSIQP
- the LOC121697018 gene encoding uncharacterized protein LOC121697018 isoform X2; translation: MEIGLFGTDGIVDLSQLMIFPQNMVIIGLLLLFPLTFVWRSSVCALRRLYNSRQSQLAERVASLFEEKYDSLAKITEQNVTMRLQGQLNMCMHSKHCLQQENDEMKVTIKLFGEENENMRDKVKILKKRLSEEEQKITERNSVMALLEKELLQKTMKICTLERALEAERADIVRLRQRLVEITDLLVLLKKSRLETLPRSASVDHHRSRCQKYSNSAIIKDILHELVKNASEEIRISADSNTRTG
- the LOC121697018 gene encoding uncharacterized protein LOC121697018 isoform X3, whose translation is MEIGLFGTDGIVDLSQLMIFPQNMVIIGLLLLFPLTFVWRSSVCALRRLYNSRQSQLAERVASLFEEKYDSLAKITEQNVTMRLQGQLNMCMHSKHCLQQENDEMKVTIKLFGEENENMRDKVKILKKRLSEEEQKITERNSQMALLEKELLQKTMKICTLERALEAERADIVRLRQRLVEITDLLVLLKKSRLETLPRSASVDHHRSRCQKYSNSAIIKDILHELVKNASEEIRISADSNTRTG
- the LOC121697018 gene encoding uncharacterized protein LOC121697018 isoform X5; this translates as MEIGLFGTDGIVDLSQLMIFPQNMVIIGLLLLFPLTFVWRSSVCALRRLYNSRQSQLAERVASLFEEKYDSLAKITEQNVTMRLQGQLNMCMHSKHCLQQENDEMKVTIKLFGEENENMRDKVKILKKRLSEEEQKITERNSVQMALLEKELLQKTMKICTLERALEAERADIVRLRQRLVEITDLLVLLKKSRLETLPRSASVDHHRSRCQKYSNSAIIKDILHELASEEIRISADSNTRTG
- the LOC121697018 gene encoding uncharacterized protein LOC121697018 isoform X1 — its product is MEIGLFGTDGIVDLSQLMIFPQNMVIIGLLLLFPLTFVWRSSVCALRRLYNSRQSQLAERVASLFEEKYDSLAKITEQNVTMRLQGQLNMCMHSKHCLQQENDEMKVTIKLFGEENENMRDKVKILKKRLSEEEQKITERNSVQMALLEKELLQKTMKICTLERALEAERADIVRLRQRLVEITDLLVLLKKSRLETLPRSASVDHHRSRCQKYSNSAIIKDILHELVKNASEEIRISADSNTRTG
- the LOC121697018 gene encoding uncharacterized protein LOC121697018 isoform X4, with product MEIGLFGTDGIVDLSQLMIFPQNMVIIGLLLLFPLTFVWRSSVCALRRLYNSRQSQLAERVASLFEEKYDSLAKITEQNVTMRLQGQLNMCMHSKHCLQQENDEMKVTIKLFGEENENMRDKVKILKKRLSEEEQKITERNSMALLEKELLQKTMKICTLERALEAERADIVRLRQRLVEITDLLVLLKKSRLETLPRSASVDHHRSRCQKYSNSAIIKDILHELVKNASEEIRISADSNTRTG
- the timm22 gene encoding mitochondrial import inner membrane translocase subunit Tim22, giving the protein MATSTDSSDGSKSSIPTLSSDNSSDPTSHFQYSLILEHLIGDRKPIKDLNPGVMGGLPSPQKTDQEKMIERGMESCTFKAVLACVGGFVLGGAFGVFTAGIDTNVGFDPKDPLKTPTAREVLKDMGQRGMSYAKNFAIVGAMFSCTECIIESHRGKSDWKNAVYSGCVTGGAIGLRAGLKAGVLGCGGFAAFSAAIEYYLR
- the LOC121697018 gene encoding uncharacterized protein LOC121697018 isoform X7 yields the protein MEIGLFGTDGIVDLSQLMIFPQNMVIIGLLLLFPLTFVWRSSVCALRRLYNSRQSQLAERVASLFEEKYDSLAKITEQNVTMRLQGQLNMCMHSKHCLQQENDEMKVTIKLFGEENENMRDKVKILKKRLSEEEQKITERNSVQMALLEKELLQKTMKICTLERALEAERADIVRLRQRLVEITDLLVLLKKSRLETLPRSASVDHHRSRCQKCL